A genomic stretch from Pochonia chlamydosporia 170 chromosome 4, whole genome shotgun sequence includes:
- a CDS encoding succinate-semialdehyde dehydrogenase (similar to Aspergillus terreus NIH2624 XP_001214565.1), giving the protein MPPQLKDPSLLKQDVAYINGEWRAAKSGKTFKVNDPSTGTLIGTCAECDAEDTKLAIKAAADAFPAFRSLTGRERAKMLRKWYDLMVENADDIAKLITWENGKPVAEAKGEATYAANFFEWFSEEAPRTYGDTIPATVPGNRVWTLKEPVGVCGLITPWNFPAAMITRKVAPALAAGCTVVCKAPGETPYTALAVAELGHRAGIPKGVVNVVTTLANTPEIGEVLTTDPTVKKVSFTGSTGVGKLLMKQSSGTLKKLSLELGGNAPFIVFDDADIETAVAGAIASKFRGTGQTCVCANRIYVQEGVYDEFVKKFTEKVNAFKVGNGFEDGTTHGPLIHDRAVSKVEAHIKDAQSKGGKIVAGGQAMPDLGANFFQPTVIRDMTPNMAMATEETFGPVAGLFPFKTEAEVVKMANKVEVGLAGYFFSRDLHRVHRVAEALEVGMVGVNTGIISDPAAPFGGVKESGFGREGSKYGIAEYQITKMITYGGMGLPLQS; this is encoded by the exons ATGCCTCCTCAG TTGAAAGATCCGTCGCTGCTGAAGCAGGACGTCGCTTATATCAATGGCGAATGGCGAGCtgccaagtctggcaagaCTTTCAAGGTCAATG ACCCCTCTACTGGCACCTTGATTGGTACCTGCGCCGAGTGCGATGCCGAAGACACCAAGCTGGCCATCAAGGCCGCCGCCGATGCTTTCCCTGCCTTTCGCAGCCTGACTGGCCGTGAACGTGCCAAGATGCTGCGCAAGTGGTATGATTTGATGGTGGAGAATGCTGATGATATTGCCAAGCTCATCACTTGGGAGAATGGCAAGCCTGTCGCTGAGGCCAAGGGCGAGGCTACTTATGCTGCCAATTTCTTTGAATGGTTTAGTGAGGAAGCTCCTCGAACTTATGGCGACACTATTCCCGCTACTGTGCCTGGAAACAGGGTGTGGACGCTCAAGGAGCCTGTCGGTGTGTGTGGGCTAATTACACC ATGGAACTTTCCTGCTGCCATGATTACTCGAAAAGTCGCCCCAGCCCTGGCCGCTGGCTGTACCGTTGTTTGCAAGGCTCCCGGCGAGACTCCCTACACTGCCCTGGCTGTCGCTGAGCTTGGTCACCGGGCAGGTATTCCCAAGGGTGTCGTCAACGTCGTTACCACCCTTGCCAACACGCCAGAGATTGGTGAAGTGCTCACCACTGATCCTACCGTCAAGAAGGTGTCATTCACTGGATCCACTGGTGTCGGCAAGCTCCTCATGAAGCAGTCATCTGGCACCCTCAAGAAGCTGTCTTTGGAGCTTGGTGGCAACGCACCATTCATCGTCTTTGATGACGCTGACATTGAGACCGCTGTGGCTGGCGCCATTGCTTCCAAGTTCCGTGGAACCGGTCAAACCTGCGTTTGTGCCAACCGAATCTACGTCCAAGAGGGTGTCTACGACGAATTCGTCAAGAAATTTACCGAAAAAGTAAACGCTTTCAAGGTCGGCAACGGCTTCGAGGACGGCACTACCCACGGACCTCTTATCCACGACCGGGCCGTTTCCAAGGTTGAGGCTCACATCAAGGACGCCCAGTCCAAGGGCGGCAAGATTGTCGCCGGTGGCCAAGCGATGCCCGATCTGGGagccaacttcttccagcCAACTGTTATCCGGGACATGActcccaacatggccatggctaCGGAGGAGACGTTTGGACCCGTCGCCGGACTCTTCCCCTTCAAGACAGAAGCTGAGGTTGTCAAGATGGCTAACAAGGTTGAGGTCGGCCTTGCTGGATATTTCTTCTCGCGAGACCTTCACCGTGTTCACAGAGTAGCTGAGGCGCTGGAAGTCGGCATGGTTGGTGTCAACACTGGTATCATTTCTGATCCAGCAGCTCcgtttggtggtgtcaaaGAGAGCGGTTTTGGTCGTGAGGGTTCCAAGTATGGTATTGCCGAGTACCAGATTACCAAGATGATTACGTACGGAGGAATGGGATTGCCCTTGCAGAGTTAG
- a CDS encoding ribosome recycling factor domain-containing protein (similar to Metarhizium robertsii ARSEF 23 XP_007816914.1), giving the protein MSLRNPSQLLRRAIRLATPIELRQTQPQSRRFHASPPTLKKRRIAPAANSPSRPEAPSATATAPDPENPLDFTALLASLTPHDTHFKAQLQTILHGGRFNPSSLGALSIPIKSPAGETETFPLRELAQVVPRSGRTISLLVNDREYVKPIMSAVQASREFNQQPQRSEDNDLELLLRVELERKEELVRRIKDTTQAWKDKVRQARSKHDKVLKAWQKDGTVLKDVVRRAERELQKVQDGKMKEVEGEESAAIKGLDRN; this is encoded by the exons atgtcTCTCCGCAACCCAAGCCAGCTCCTCCGGCGAGCAATCCGTCTCGCCACCCCAATTGAACT CCGCCAAACCCAACCCCAATCTCGACGCTTCCACGCCTCTCCCCCAACCCTCAAGAAGCGCAGAATCGCACCCGCAGCAAACTCACCCTCCCGACCAGAAGCCCCCtccgcaacagcaacagccccCGACCCCGAAAACCCACTCGACTTCACCGCGCTGCTCGCATCCCTCACCCCCCACGACACACACTTCAAAGCGCAGCTCCAAACGATCCTCCACGGCGGCCGCTTCAACCCCTCCTCCCTCGGCGCGCTCAGCATCCCCATCAAATCCCCCGCCGGCGAAACAGAAACCTTTCCCCTCCGCGAACTCGCACAGGTGGTCCCCCGCTCGGGTAGGACGATAtccctcctcgtcaatgacAGGGAGTACGTCAAGCCGATTATGAGCGCCGTCCAGGCCAGCCGCGAGttcaaccagcagccacagcGGTCGGAGGACAATGATTTAGAGTTACTGCTGAGGGTTGAGCTAGAGCGGAAGGAGGAGCTCGTGCGCAGGATCAAGGACACGACGCAGGCGTGGAAGGACAAGGTTCGACAGGCGAGGAGCAAGCATGACAAGGTGCTGAAGGCGTGGCAGAAGGATGGGACGGTGTTGAAGGATGTGGTGAGACGGGCGGAGAGGGAGTTGCAGAAGGTGCAGGAtgggaagatgaaggaggttgagggaGAGGAGAGTGCTGCGATTAAGGGCCTGGATAGGAATTGA
- a CDS encoding serine/threonine-protein phosphatase PP-Z (similar to Aspergillus terreus NIH2624 XP_001212830.1), translating to MGNQASKEGSGSSTSKGSSSDGPLQNYPSMSRSDTKDSSRSFRSLRSKIPGSSSSKSINNTDSPRSSTLLSNGESNGDKTLDAASVRSGRSGRSSASRNSRGDLPNLKHNSTDMSSTDAAIFEDQPPPSPVMSSAKGGTHDVAAAQASGEVDHVSDKPPTASNASATAHMQSPGQPILVKRENTVNNIQKSPSMDSTTKVESNGNMAMSEIKDMDLDDYIKRLLDAGYAGKVTKSVCLKNAEIVAICQRAREVFLSQPALLELDAPVKIVGDVHGQYTDLIRMFEMCGFPPMANYLFLGDYVDRGKMSLETILLLLCYKLKFPENFFLLRGNHECANVTRVYGFYDECKRRCNVKIWKTFIDCFNTLPIAAIVAGKIFCVHGGLSPALSHMDDIRNIARPTDVPDYGLLNDLLWSDPADMEQDWEANERGVSYCFGKRVITEFLAVHDFDLICRAHMVVEDGYEFFNDRVLVTVFSAPNYCGEFDNWGAVMSVSSELLCSFELLKPLDSSALKSHIKKGRNKRQQMLNSPPASVQPQSV from the exons ATGGGCAACCAGGCCTCCAAAGAAGGCAGTGGTTCCTCCACCAGCAAGGGCTCCAGCTCTGATGGCCCTCTTCAGAACTATCCCTCCATGAGCAGATCCGACACGAAGGATTCGTCTCGATCATTCCGCTCACTCCGATCCAAGATTCCGGGTAGTAGCAGCAGCAAATCTATAAACAATACCGACAGTCCTAGGAGTTCGACACTGCTCTCTAACGGCGAGTCTAATGGCGATAAGACGCTTGATGCTGCGTCCGTTCGATCGGGGCGCAGCGGCCGCTCGAGTGCTTCTAGAAACAGCCGCGGCGACTTGCCCAACTTGAAGCATAACTCTACAGATATGTCGTCGACCGACGCAGCCATCTTTGAGGATCAACCACCCCCTTCCCCCGTAATGTCGAGCGCGAAAGGTGGTACCCACGATGTTGCAGCCGCGCAAGCATCAGGCGAAGTCGACCACGTCTCCGACAAGCCTCCCACCGCAAGCAATGCCAGCGCCACTGCGCACATGCAGTCGCCGGGACAGCCGATTCTAGTCAAGCGAGAAAACACAGTTAACAATATCCAAAAGTCCCCGTCCATGGACTCTACGACCAAGGTTGAATCTaatggcaacatggccatgtcgGAGAtcaaagacatggacctcGATGATTACATTAAGCGGCTCCTAGACGCAGGCTACGCAGGCAAGGTAACCAAGAGCGTATGCTTAAAGAATGCAGAAATTGTCGCCATCTGTCAACGAGCTCGTGAGGTCTTCCTATCACAACCGGCTTTGCTCGAACTCGATGCGCCCGTCAAGATTGTTGGGGATGTGCATGGACAATACACCGATCTTATTCGCATGTTCGAAATGTGCGGTTTCCCTCCCATGGCCAACTACCTCTTCTTGGGAGACTATGTCGATCGAGGCAAGATGTCACTGGAAACCATCTTGCTCCTCCTCTGCTATAAACTTAAGTTCCCCGAAAACTTCTTCCTGCTCCGCGGGAACCACGAATGCGCCAACGTGACACGAGTGTATGGATTCTATGACGAGTGCAAACGAAGGTGCAACGTCAAGATTTGGAAGACTTTTATCGATTGCTTCAACACACTGCccattgctgccattgtggCTGGCAAGATTTTCTGTGTACATGGCGGACTGTCGCCTGCCCTCAGCCACATGGACGATATTCGAAACATTGCCCGGCCAACCGACGTTCCCGACTATGGCCTGCTCAACGATCTGCTGTGGTCCGACCCTGCAGATATGGAACAAGATTGGGAAGCGAACGAAAGAGGTGTGAGTTACTGTTTCGGCAAACGCGTCATCACCGAGTTTCTAGCCGTACACGACTTTGACCTTATATGCCGGGCACacatggttgttgaagacGGATATGAATTTTTCAACGACAGGGTCTTGGTTACCGTGTTTAGTGCACCAAAT TACTGTGGGGAGTTTGATAATTGGGGTGCTGTCATGTCTGTGTCTTCAGAATTGCTGTGCAGCTTCGAACTTCTGAAGCCACTAGACTCGAGCGCTCTCAAAAGCCACATCAAGAAAGGGCGTAACAAGCGACAGCAGATGCTCAACAGTCCT CCCGCAAGCGTGCAGCCTCAAAGCGTTTAG
- a CDS encoding WD repeat-containing protein (similar to Magnaporthe oryzae 70-15 XP_003718976.1) yields MAQTPDTAKRSIKLTRELAQVPITSVAFYTTPTGRRYILAGEDGDLVIYDCAASGTKPPIFRISVFEDQPVHGIRVHKDETTSSSRILIWGASYLALLDGNPLNKAQQPVILATTTALDWIYDAAISPWDSSLAALATAHNEVIPMTYDSATRTLSLGAVISPSRPMLYASHLRWTSPTCVLVAAGTVFGDVIVWKYHPNVSSHTTLYVLRGHEGSIYGVDISPELTRNGMPVRLLASCSDDRTIRVWDISEHEGPHESTLNGAVETGFKAAERYDEVQTTSDGEVVPVAVAMGHASRIWGVKFAVEEGHGLDEKLPLYSFGEDATTQRWELSLGADTPLSGVISHRHTYPLHNGKHLWARALDVRRGRIGIATGGGDSKISFIEEEEGDSEAGTKVLTIDVPDLLHSLSNSAGAREMISRYDFILDDNLLAITNLGNVFLGTLSQHKWEEVPVGEDIAADLKLCYALRKVGRDAAVIGTTNGKVFLFQNRQIKLVGDVAGRVTDVNVLSCTSNIELLVHLHGSPSSRYLTLSPTGDLLYEQAITNLDARFVAISATRLDELLIMGSRHGWISVLSLKDKKWQPLLDIASRSRDAITCIVPLPPTQNPHSKSYILATSRDGKYRIYEVHRTPSLTLTLLHETSLPFGPMIEGAWFTTSPKPQLLLYGFRSKDFVIWNESTREELATVDCGGAHRTFRLSHDLSKPERYRFAYTRTSKLCIYSQARVPYRTVRSGTHGREIRALSANKRYVASGAEDTSIRIWEYVAGDGPQMRYLACMKAHVTGIQKLHWFEDDYLFSSAGNEEFFVWRVRTLDSAYAGLAVVCEGVFTDKSPIGDLRIMDFDVSRRVEGGKVVISLAFSNSMVKTYDFGDDGSFTLISSGLYTGACITQLRHLSHEDGQLWIMTASTDGHVCLWDTIMEGSGVGSFTLRAAAQVHQSTIKSLDMVRVGDDIQILTGGDDNGIGYTEITEVKDESGSTGYKFASRGIVRRAHAAAINGVALLLQDHADHNGDILGVSVSNDQRIKVWQIAKNNPRRVALLSSMNSGVADPGDIAVVCQGGSRQVILGGVGLEAWSVSK; encoded by the exons ATGGCTCAGACGCCTGACACC GCTAAGAGATCAATCAAGCTCACGAGAGAACTTGCTCAAGTGCCCATTACGTCTGTAGCGTTCTACACTACACCAACTGGCAGACGATacatcttggctggcgaAGATGGCGACCTTGTCATATATGACTGTGCTGCCAGTGGCACTAAACCACCCATCTTTCGGATATCTGTGTTTGAAGACCAGCCTGTGCACGGCATCCGGGTTCATAAGGATGAAACCACTtccagcagcagaatccTCATATGGGGAGCATCATACTTGGCTCTCCTGGACGGCAACCCTCTCAATAAGGCACAACAGCCCGTGATTCTGGCAACCACAACAGCTCTAGATTGGATCTACGACGCAGCCATATCACCATGGGATTCATCACTCGCCGCTTTGGCCACCGCTCACAATGAAGTCATCCCAATGACATACGACTCTGCCACTCGCACCTTATCTCTCGGTGCTGTAATCTCACCATCCAGACCAATGCTCTACGCGTCCCATCTGCGATGGACATCACCAACTTGTGTCCTCGTCGCAGCGGGAACCGTATTCGGCGACGTCATAGTCTGGAAATATCACCCAAACGTCTCCTCCCACACAACCCTCTATGTACTCCGCGGTCACGAGGGATCCATCTACGGAGTCGACATTTCTCCAGAGTTGACACGAAACGGCATGCCGGTGCGCCTCCTCGCAAGCTGTAGTGATGATCGGACCATACGAGTATGGGACATCAGTGAACACGAGGGACCTCACGAATCTACGCTTAACGGGGCCGTGGAAACGGGCTTCAAAGCAGCAGAGCGGTATGACGAGGTGCAGACTACTTCTGACGGAGAAGTTGTTCCCGTAGCGGTAGCAATGGGCCATGCCTCTCGCATCTGGGGTGTGAAATTCGCAGTCGAAGAGGGACATGGTCTCGACGAGAAACTCCCTCTATATTCCTTCGGAGAAGACGCCACTACACAACGATGGGAATTGTCTCTCGGTGCAGACACGCCATTGTCGGGTGTTATTTCGCACCGACACACGTATCCGCTACACAATGGGAAGCATCTCTGGGCACGAGCGCTGGACGTACGACGTGGGAGAATTGGCATTGCTACCGGCGGCGGAGACAGCAAGATCAGTttcattgaagaagaggagggtgACTCGGAAGCCGGCACCAAGGTATTGACGATAGATGTGCCTGATCTGTTGCACTCGTTGTCGAATTCCGCTGGTGCTCGTGAGATGATTAGTCGGTATGACTTTATCCTCGATGACAATCTACTTGCCATTACGAACTTGGGGAACGTATTCCTCGGCACATTGTCACAGCATAAATGGGAAGAAGTCCCTGTAGGTGAGGACATCGCCGCAGACTTGAAATTATGCTACGCCCTACGGAAAGTAGGTCGCGATGCGGCCGTGATAGGAACCACCAACGGCAAGGTCTTCCTCTTTCAGAACCGGCAAATCAAGCTCGTGGGGGATGTGGCAGGCAGAGTCACAGATGTCAACGTACTCTCCTGTACGTCCAACATCGAACTACTGGTTCATCTACACGGGTCTCCATCATCGCGGTACTTGACCCTCTCGCCGACAGGAGACCTCCTCTACGAGCAGGCAATTACAAACCTCGACGCCAGATTCGTTGCCATATCTGCCACAAGACTAGACGAACTACTCATCATGGGCTCCAGACACGGCTGGATATCCGTCCTCTCACTCAAAGACAAAAAATGGCAGCCCCTTCTAGATATAGCATCCCGATCCCGCGACGCAATCACCTGCATCGTTCCCCTGCCACCAACACAAAACCCACACTCAAAGTCATACATCCTAGCCACAAGCCGCGACGGCAAATACAGAATCTACGAAGTCCATCGGACCCCCAGCCTCACACTCACCCTCCTCCACGAGACGAGTCTCCCCTTCGGCCCCATGATAGAAGGCGCATGGTTCACAACATCCCCCAAACCACAACTCCTCCTCTACGGCTTCCGAAGCAAAGACTTCGTTATCTGGAACGAGTCCACGAGAGAGGAACTCGCCACCGTAGATTGCGGCGGCGCCCACCGCACATTTCGCCTCAGTCACGACCTGTCGAAACCCGAACGATACAGATTCGCATACACCCGTACATCCAAGCTGTGCATCTACTCGCAGGCTCGTGTGCCGTACCGCACAGTCAGATCCGGCACGCACGGCCGTGAGATTCGAGCATTGAGCGCTAATAAGCGGTATGTTGCGTCGGGAGCTGAAGACACGTCGATTAGGATATGGGAGTATGTTGCTGGGGATGGGCCGCAGATGCGGTACTTGGCGTGTATGAAGGCACATGTAACGGGGATCCAGAAACTACATTGGTTTGAGGATGATTATCTGTTTAGCAGTGCTGGGAATGAGGAGTTTTTTGTGTGGCGAGTTCGGACTTTGGATTCTGCGTATGCTGGTCTGGCGGTTGTGTGTGAGGGCGTGTTTACGGATAAGAGTCCGATAGGAGACTTGCGCATCATGGATTTTGATGTGTCTAGGAGGGTTGAGGGGGGGAAGGTCGTCATATCCTTGGCTTTTTCTAATTCGATGGTCAAGACGTATGATTTTGGGGATGACGGGAGTTTCACGTTAATCTCCAGCGGGCTCTACACCGGCGCTTGCATCACGCAGCTGAGACATCTCTCCCATGAGGATGGACAACTTTGGATAATGACGGCTTCAACAGATGGACATGTTTGTCTGTGGGATACGATAATGGAGGGCTCTGGAGTCGGAAGCTTTACACTACGGGCTGCCGCTCAAGTACATCAGAGCACAATTAAGAGCCTCGACATGGTCAGAGTCGGCGACGATATCCAAATATTGACAGGAGGCGACGATAATGGTATTGGGTACACGGAAATTACGGAGGTCAAGGATGAATCCGGTAGCACAGGGTACAAGTTTGCGTCTCGTGGAATTGTTCGAAGAGCTCACGCCGCAGCAATCAATGGTGTTGCCTTGTTACTACAGGATCACGCTGACCACAACGGCGACATCCTTGGTGTAAGCGTCAGTAACGATCAGCGCATCAAGGTGTGGCAAATCGCGAAGAACAATCCCCGAAGAGTCGCGCTGCTGAGTTCCATGAACAGTGGTGTAGCTGATCCCGGTGACATCGCGGTCGTTTGTCAAGGGGGTTCGCGTCAGGTGATCCTGGGCGGTGTTGGACTTGAGGCATGGAGTGTATCGAAATGA